AAAAGGCATGTTTTACTGTGCCAGAGCCGTAGCTCCTTTTATGAAGCGTAGTAAACAAGGAGCTATCGTCAATCTGGGAAGTATAGCAGGGCAAACAGGGCTAGGTTCTTCGCTTCCCTATGCGGTATCCAAAGCGGCCGTCCACGGGCTGACCAAATCTTTAGCACGGGCACTTGCGCCGGATATTCGCGTCAATTGCATCGTGCCGGGAGCTGTAGCGACAAGATGGTGGTCAGGCAGGGAAGAGCAAATGAAAACATTGGCTCCTCATTTACTCCTACAGCGCATTTCCACGCCCGAAGATATCGCCAGCATGATCTGCTCTGCTTTGGAACAGGAAGCCATGACAGGCCAGATTATTACGGTAGACAGCGGACAAACACTGTAAAGATATTGGGACTTCTGAGTAAAAACAAGCCGCCTTCTCAGACAGAAGGCGGCTTTTGAGCTATCGTATACCGTCGTTAAACTACGTTTTAGCTTAAAGATACCGCAATTCGTGTACCTTTCACGAATTTAGCAAATAAGTACCGAACAAGCGGCCCTACAATTAAGAGCTGCAGAGGGAAAGCAAAAATAAAATTCTTAAAAACTAAAGATAAGTAATTTTTAAATAATGAATCTCCCGAAAGACCATTAAAAAAGTAAGCTGTCCCCAATCCATAAAGTGACATACAGAGAACCATTCCAATGACCATACAGCATGAAAGGGACAGAATCACAAATACCTTTTTGGATTTATCGTATG
The Paenibacillus peoriae DNA segment above includes these coding regions:
- a CDS encoding SDR family NAD(P)-dependent oxidoreductase, whose protein sequence is MDLHQKVALVTGGGTGIGRAVCMALADRKATVVVNYSRSKNDAEETVRMILEKGGRAIALQADVSRDQEVRTMVDQIVQQFGTINILVNNASITHHIPMDDLEAATEEVWDDLFDVNVKGMFYCARAVAPFMKRSKQGAIVNLGSIAGQTGLGSSLPYAVSKAAVHGLTKSLARALAPDIRVNCIVPGAVATRWWSGREEQMKTLAPHLLLQRISTPEDIASMICSALEQEAMTGQIITVDSGQTL